The following are encoded together in the Desulfococcus multivorans genome:
- a CDS encoding tyrosine-type recombinase/integrase, with translation MVQKKQWHNTKYPGVRYRESHSRPLHNGRPDRYYVIRYKLHQKLIGEACGWASEGMTPSKAAKWRADLVENIRTGKHPQSLKEARQMEADRRKMDAIRKKQAEIDAQTFDDLAVKFLAWGRENKKSWADDEGRYLNHVKPVIGKMRALDVSPFNLEKIRSNAQNKGVSPKTVEHILAFVRSVYRKAKSWGIYKGDIPTDEIQFPRFDNQRTRFLSLEEAHTLLEAIYASSETVYAQAILSLYAGLRFGEIAALTWGAVDFENGLIHIFDPKGVDTRRAYIVPKLRQVLEDIKPPRPEPEALVFPARTGGQQQHVSTGFYRVVSRLFNKGVTDRRQKVTFHTLRHTFCSWLAMNGATPFEIMDLAGHKDLAMTKRYSHVAENSQRKAVERMTDEFESSRSEALKVQRIKERA, from the coding sequence GTGGTACAGAAAAAACAGTGGCATAACACAAAATACCCCGGAGTACGTTACCGGGAAAGCCATTCCAGACCGCTGCACAATGGCCGTCCCGATCGTTACTATGTCATTCGGTACAAACTTCACCAAAAGCTTATTGGCGAGGCCTGCGGATGGGCTTCCGAGGGCATGACACCCTCAAAGGCCGCGAAATGGCGCGCCGATCTGGTGGAGAATATCCGTACAGGGAAACACCCGCAGAGCTTGAAGGAAGCCCGGCAGATGGAAGCCGACCGCCGGAAGATGGATGCAATTCGTAAAAAACAGGCCGAGATCGACGCCCAGACCTTTGATGACCTTGCCGTCAAGTTTCTGGCCTGGGGCCGGGAGAATAAAAAGTCATGGGCCGACGATGAGGGGCGCTACCTAAACCACGTCAAGCCCGTCATCGGGAAAATGCGCGCCCTCGACGTCTCCCCCTTCAACCTCGAAAAGATCCGCTCCAACGCCCAAAATAAAGGCGTATCCCCGAAAACCGTTGAACACATTCTCGCTTTCGTTCGGAGCGTCTACCGCAAAGCCAAATCGTGGGGCATTTACAAAGGGGATATCCCGACGGATGAAATTCAATTCCCCCGGTTTGACAACCAGCGAACCCGGTTCCTGAGTCTTGAGGAAGCCCATACTCTTCTTGAGGCTATATACGCATCTTCAGAAACAGTTTACGCTCAAGCCATACTTTCCCTTTATGCCGGGCTTCGCTTTGGCGAAATTGCCGCCTTGACCTGGGGGGCTGTGGATTTTGAAAACGGGTTGATTCATATCTTTGACCCAAAAGGCGTTGACACCCGCCGAGCCTATATTGTGCCGAAACTCAGACAGGTTCTTGAGGACATCAAACCCCCGCGACCGGAACCTGAAGCGCTGGTCTTTCCTGCCAGGACAGGAGGCCAACAACAGCACGTTTCAACAGGGTTTTATCGAGTGGTGAGCCGTCTGTTTAATAAAGGAGTGACCGACCGGCGGCAAAAAGTCACGTTTCACACCCTGAGACACACGTTTTGCTCATGGCTTGCCATGAACGGCGCGACGCCGTTTGAAATCATGGATCTTGCAGGGCACAAAGACCTTGCTATGACGAAGCGATATTCACACGTTGCAGAAAATTCACAGCGGAAGGCCGTTGAGCGGATGACGGATGAATTTGAATCGAGCAGATCCGAGGCCTTGAAAGTTCAGCGGATAAAAGAACGGGCCTGA
- a CDS encoding DUF3987 domain-containing protein → MTGNPPNQDEIRQKVRQRQEEASSSAGQEEDAPSPWDVAREQFPITDFPGRILPTKIDDSLRQLAKAHSANLLPLPGAALAILSSVLGGTVSIRAKKSWKEILSLWFVDIGPSGSGKTHAPRALCSLLYDAQERAELEYRARVEEENLKSAKERNKIPRARGYFSTDLTLEGLRADVSSPSGHGGQVVILDELSSFLTGQNQYKAGKGNDREMWLAIHDGKPGRASRASDAPFIKGARVSIFGGIQPGIWHQIFGGKNSKALVDGTVQRFLPTIKGPNFIPITDEDWDDYNCEAWKSTLKSAMTWADKRCSEQGWKPFNLTADEAGWDTFKAWANDIKLVALSMPTELNPFVNKMPGHALRLAGAIHCLHRFSNGLDPSPTLSCQDINNGIRAAEFYAGQMVEAMAILKSGEGSACDAPNETVKRLAEVLKSLRGETTDGRLAVGFIHERFNQGLPKEQRIGSARGMGSLLRGQGLTIPAGKHRIGEKSGYSILRWDQKAELFLKRCQQVNMSTNL, encoded by the coding sequence ATGACTGGAAACCCACCGAACCAAGACGAAATCAGACAAAAGGTCCGACAGCGTCAGGAGGAAGCTTCTTCTTCTGCCGGGCAGGAGGAAGATGCCCCTTCCCCGTGGGATGTTGCAAGGGAACAATTCCCTATAACTGATTTTCCCGGCAGAATCCTCCCCACCAAAATTGATGACTCCCTGCGGCAGTTGGCAAAAGCACATTCTGCAAATCTTCTTCCCTTGCCGGGCGCAGCGCTCGCCATTCTATCGAGCGTTCTCGGGGGAACGGTTTCGATCCGCGCAAAAAAATCATGGAAGGAAATTTTGTCCCTCTGGTTTGTCGATATCGGGCCTTCAGGATCGGGGAAGACACATGCGCCGAGGGCCTTGTGCAGTCTTCTTTATGATGCACAGGAACGGGCTGAGCTTGAATACCGAGCACGGGTTGAGGAAGAAAACCTGAAGTCAGCGAAGGAGCGGAACAAAATCCCACGGGCAAGGGGTTACTTCAGCACGGACCTTACCCTTGAGGGCCTTCGGGCCGATGTCTCATCCCCGAGCGGGCATGGGGGGCAGGTTGTCATCCTTGACGAGCTATCCTCCTTTCTGACGGGGCAAAACCAGTACAAGGCCGGTAAGGGGAATGACCGAGAAATGTGGCTTGCTATCCACGACGGAAAGCCGGGAAGGGCGTCAAGGGCGTCAGACGCACCGTTTATTAAGGGTGCGCGGGTTTCGATCTTCGGAGGAATTCAGCCCGGCATATGGCATCAAATCTTCGGGGGAAAAAACAGCAAGGCTCTTGTTGACGGCACCGTTCAACGGTTCCTCCCCACCATCAAGGGTCCGAACTTCATCCCCATCACAGATGAAGACTGGGACGACTACAACTGTGAGGCTTGGAAGAGCACCCTTAAAAGCGCCATGACCTGGGCAGACAAGCGATGTTCAGAGCAGGGATGGAAACCTTTCAACCTAACGGCTGATGAGGCCGGATGGGACACATTCAAGGCCTGGGCGAACGATATTAAACTCGTCGCGCTTTCCATGCCGACAGAGCTAAACCCTTTTGTAAATAAGATGCCTGGGCATGCGTTGCGCCTGGCCGGGGCGATTCATTGCCTTCATCGTTTTTCCAATGGCCTTGACCCGAGCCCTACCTTATCCTGCCAGGATATCAACAACGGAATCCGGGCGGCTGAATTTTATGCCGGGCAGATGGTTGAGGCTATGGCAATTCTGAAGAGCGGAGAAGGGTCCGCATGTGATGCACCAAACGAGACGGTTAAACGCTTGGCCGAGGTTCTGAAATCCCTTCGAGGGGAAACCACCGATGGAAGGCTTGCCGTTGGGTTCATCCATGAGCGATTCAATCAGGGGTTGCCGAAGGAACAGCGGATTGGATCAGCGAGGGGCATGGGTTCCCTTCTTAGGGGCCAGGGGTTGACGATACCGGCAGGGAAGCACCGGATAGGCGAAAAGAGCGGATATTCAATTCTACGATGGGACCAAAAAGCAGAACTGTTCTTAAAACGATGTCAACAAGTCAACATGTCAACAAACCTTTAA